Proteins encoded in a region of the Neodiprion virginianus isolate iyNeoVirg1 chromosome 2, iyNeoVirg1.1, whole genome shotgun sequence genome:
- the LOC124297185 gene encoding DNA-directed RNA polymerase I subunit RPA12: MSTVTFKTDPGFCPDCGSILPLLVDVGGVACYSCKRNWGVEVFGDMAVSYTLNFNSKDAYASSARQGEAADDEDEAEGPVVERRCPQCQNDKMSYATLQLRSADEGQTVFYTCTKCRFKETENS; this comes from the exons ATGTCAACCGTCACCTTCAAGACAGATCCCGGATTTTGCCCTGACTGCGGATCGATATTACCGCTGCTGGTAGATGTCGGCGGTGTTGCTTGCTACAGCTGTAAACGGAACTGGGGAGTAGAAG TTTTCGGGGATATGGCAGTGTCGTACACCCTCAATTTCAACAGTAAGGACGCCTATGCTTCGTCGGCAAGGCAGGGAGAAGCCGCCGACGATGAAGACGAAGCCGAAGGTCCGGTCGTCGAAAGGAGGTGCCCTCAGTGTCAGAATGACAAGATGTCCTACGCAACGCTACAACTCAGGTCAGCCGATGAAGGGCAGACAGTTTTCTACACTTGCACCAAGTGCCG attCAAGGAAACTGAGAACTCGTAA
- the LOC124297183 gene encoding uncharacterized protein LOC124297183 isoform X1, giving the protein MAFNTCLIITGTFLIMGSAVTSQDESINLSLFDFTSSDNVSDWTEQSDTVRTVGKSKAVFVMQETQEFRRAILFTLLNPQSNGAAFAGVRIETVMNFVGLSTIHINCRAQGNSTGYKIVLRHDGENNEPYPTYEQFFEAPMSSEVFSTVSLPLANFTAYYRGKAVPNAKPLDITNITSFGLQVYGGVYGAIHQSGVSSLEINTIDVTS; this is encoded by the exons ATGGCATTTAACACTTGCTTAATAATTACAGGCACTTTTCTAATCATGGGATCTGCTGTCACTTCACAGGACGAAAG cATCAATCTCTCATTGTTCGATTTTACATCGTCAGACAATGTCTCCGATTGGACGGAGCAATCAGACACGGTTAGAACTGTCGGCAAATCAAAGGCAGTGTTTGTAATGCAAGAAACGCAAGAGTTTCGAAGAGCAATATTATTCACGCTTCTCAACCCTCAGTCAAATGGAGCAGCATTTGCAGGCGTCAGAATCGAGACGGTCATGAATTTTGTCGGGCTTAGCACTATCCATATAAACTGCAGAGCTCAGGGCAACAGTACTGGCTACAAAATTGTTTTGCGTCATGATGGCGAGAACAACGAGCCCTATCCAACTTACGAGCAATTCTTTGAG GCCCCCATGTCGTCGGAAGTATTTTCCACGGTTTCCTTGCCTCTGGCAAATTTCACAGCTTACTACAGAGGCAAAGCTGTTCCCAACGCAAAACCTCTGGACATAACAAATATCACCAGCTTCGGGTTACAAGTATACGGGGGTGTTTACGGAGCCATTCATCAAAGTGGCGTTTCTTCGCTTGAAATTAACACTATCGATGTTACGTCATAA
- the LOC124297183 gene encoding uncharacterized protein LOC124297183 isoform X2, producing MFLRICRYTSTFLIMGSAVTSQDESINLSLFDFTSSDNVSDWTEQSDTVRTVGKSKAVFVMQETQEFRRAILFTLLNPQSNGAAFAGVRIETVMNFVGLSTIHINCRAQGNSTGYKIVLRHDGENNEPYPTYEQFFEAPMSSEVFSTVSLPLANFTAYYRGKAVPNAKPLDITNITSFGLQVYGGVYGAIHQSGVSSLEINTIDVTS from the exons ATGTTCCTGAGAATATGCAGATATACCA GCACTTTTCTAATCATGGGATCTGCTGTCACTTCACAGGACGAAAG cATCAATCTCTCATTGTTCGATTTTACATCGTCAGACAATGTCTCCGATTGGACGGAGCAATCAGACACGGTTAGAACTGTCGGCAAATCAAAGGCAGTGTTTGTAATGCAAGAAACGCAAGAGTTTCGAAGAGCAATATTATTCACGCTTCTCAACCCTCAGTCAAATGGAGCAGCATTTGCAGGCGTCAGAATCGAGACGGTCATGAATTTTGTCGGGCTTAGCACTATCCATATAAACTGCAGAGCTCAGGGCAACAGTACTGGCTACAAAATTGTTTTGCGTCATGATGGCGAGAACAACGAGCCCTATCCAACTTACGAGCAATTCTTTGAG GCCCCCATGTCGTCGGAAGTATTTTCCACGGTTTCCTTGCCTCTGGCAAATTTCACAGCTTACTACAGAGGCAAAGCTGTTCCCAACGCAAAACCTCTGGACATAACAAATATCACCAGCTTCGGGTTACAAGTATACGGGGGTGTTTACGGAGCCATTCATCAAAGTGGCGTTTCTTCGCTTGAAATTAACACTATCGATGTTACGTCATAA
- the LOC124297183 gene encoding uncharacterized protein LOC124297183 isoform X3 gives MGSAVTSQDESINLSLFDFTSSDNVSDWTEQSDTVRTVGKSKAVFVMQETQEFRRAILFTLLNPQSNGAAFAGVRIETVMNFVGLSTIHINCRAQGNSTGYKIVLRHDGENNEPYPTYEQFFEAPMSSEVFSTVSLPLANFTAYYRGKAVPNAKPLDITNITSFGLQVYGGVYGAIHQSGVSSLEINTIDVTS, from the exons ATGGGATCTGCTGTCACTTCACAGGACGAAAG cATCAATCTCTCATTGTTCGATTTTACATCGTCAGACAATGTCTCCGATTGGACGGAGCAATCAGACACGGTTAGAACTGTCGGCAAATCAAAGGCAGTGTTTGTAATGCAAGAAACGCAAGAGTTTCGAAGAGCAATATTATTCACGCTTCTCAACCCTCAGTCAAATGGAGCAGCATTTGCAGGCGTCAGAATCGAGACGGTCATGAATTTTGTCGGGCTTAGCACTATCCATATAAACTGCAGAGCTCAGGGCAACAGTACTGGCTACAAAATTGTTTTGCGTCATGATGGCGAGAACAACGAGCCCTATCCAACTTACGAGCAATTCTTTGAG GCCCCCATGTCGTCGGAAGTATTTTCCACGGTTTCCTTGCCTCTGGCAAATTTCACAGCTTACTACAGAGGCAAAGCTGTTCCCAACGCAAAACCTCTGGACATAACAAATATCACCAGCTTCGGGTTACAAGTATACGGGGGTGTTTACGGAGCCATTCATCAAAGTGGCGTTTCTTCGCTTGAAATTAACACTATCGATGTTACGTCATAA
- the LOC124297184 gene encoding uncharacterized protein LOC124297184: MVATASGTVQILFDFTRGSDQAGSWSEHSDTVKPSGMSKAVMVTQKTQQFQRAILFTLFNPQPNGSGFASVRCDTSFDLSEFNSITVRCRGQGINTKYKMLLRHKGLDKDSAVYGQIFAAPEKEFATVRLPLAEFKPYHRGMELSLQTNPLDVTSITNVGLKVDNGQYLPENQPGVAALEIDWIKATKSAAT, translated from the exons ATGGTCGCCACTGCCTCCGG AACGGTGCAGATTTTGTTCGACTTCACGCGAGGCTCAGACCAGGCCGGAAGTTGGTCAGAACACTCGGACACCGTGAAACCATCCGGTATGTCGAAGGCGGTGATGGTTACGCAGAAGACGCAGCAGTTCCAGCGAGCGATACTTTTCACCCTGTTCAACCCACAGCCAAACGGATCCGGATTCGCGTCGGTTCGCTGTGACACCAGCTTTGATCTCTCGGAATTCAACAGCATCACCGTACGCTGCAGAGGCCAGGGAATCAACACCAAGTACAAAATGCTCCTCCGGCACAAAGGGCTCGATAAAGACTCTGCCGTCTACGGTCAAATATTTGCG GCCCCCGAGAAGGAGTTTGCAACAGTGAGATTGCCCCTGGCTGAATTCAAGCCGTACCATCGTGGGATGGAGCTGTCGTTGCAGACGAATCCGCTGGATGTAACATCGATCACCAACGTTGGATTGAAAGTGGATAACGGACAGTATCTCCCGGAGAATCAACCAGGTGTGGCAGCTCTTGAGATTGATTGGATCAAGGCCACAAAGTCAGCTGCAACTTGA